One Streptomyces sp. NBC_00102 DNA segment encodes these proteins:
- a CDS encoding PH domain-containing protein codes for MTEEPQPTFRSAFAGALSRVGLGRVAAEVNADADGVRHRSPLRRGEIPWQDVRALRVHRTPTRRQERKRVSLLLSDGRVRFLPQPRSYLTTDPEFDAKVEALRALHRRHGTPDEPDHLHVIDPRTGGHGLFRPLALCALLLVVGATVAVVGVPDALADQRAWRSAVPCTAGTPSYDRAECLTDKSGVISRTEAKSGKGEDSWLYFSGSRPRERILVTYDTAVAFVPGDRVEVTFWRGTPRAVVGTHAAWHEHLVPAGQILALAAGFVLAAGYPAAVAALRVRGRGRPDDEVLPSVFPFVGALFATALWLLPLCVLHPTDLFGSPTTIIWAVAGTALSAWLLVLAVRATRVRPPAETVSTDATDGVGSGEEEEVFLFARFLDSTAYNPYGFGTHLVLGGGEALAVSPHPGPGRFAVKRVPVERITVLRVRRLRGDDGDDVPGDWQVAELDDAGTPLRLGAAPADLARILHALGHATNAVGTGAPAH; via the coding sequence ATGACCGAAGAGCCTCAGCCGACCTTCCGTTCCGCTTTCGCGGGGGCGTTGTCGCGCGTCGGGCTCGGGAGGGTCGCCGCCGAGGTGAACGCGGACGCCGACGGAGTGCGCCACCGGTCCCCGCTGCGGCGGGGGGAAATCCCGTGGCAGGACGTGAGGGCACTGCGCGTCCACCGGACGCCCACGCGGCGCCAGGAGCGCAAACGTGTCAGCCTGCTGCTGAGCGACGGGCGCGTCCGCTTTCTGCCCCAGCCGCGGAGCTACCTCACCACGGACCCGGAGTTCGACGCGAAGGTGGAAGCGCTGCGGGCGCTGCACCGCCGTCACGGAACGCCCGACGAGCCGGATCATCTCCACGTCATCGACCCGCGCACGGGAGGGCACGGCCTCTTCCGGCCGCTCGCGCTGTGCGCGCTGCTGCTCGTGGTGGGCGCGACGGTGGCGGTGGTGGGCGTACCCGACGCCCTCGCCGACCAACGGGCCTGGCGGTCGGCCGTCCCCTGCACGGCGGGGACCCCCTCCTACGATCGGGCCGAGTGCCTGACCGACAAGTCAGGAGTGATCTCCCGTACCGAGGCCAAGAGCGGCAAAGGCGAGGACAGTTGGCTGTATTTCTCCGGGAGCCGGCCACGCGAGCGGATCCTGGTGACCTACGACACGGCCGTCGCGTTCGTGCCGGGCGACCGGGTCGAGGTGACCTTCTGGCGCGGAACCCCGAGAGCGGTCGTCGGCACACACGCGGCGTGGCACGAGCACCTGGTCCCCGCAGGTCAGATCCTGGCCCTCGCGGCGGGGTTCGTGCTCGCCGCCGGTTACCCCGCCGCCGTGGCCGCGCTGCGGGTGCGGGGGCGCGGGCGTCCCGACGACGAAGTCCTTCCCTCGGTCTTCCCGTTCGTGGGCGCGCTGTTCGCGACGGCCCTGTGGCTACTGCCGCTCTGCGTCCTGCACCCCACGGACCTGTTCGGGTCGCCCACGACGATCATCTGGGCGGTGGCCGGTACGGCCTTGTCGGCATGGCTCCTCGTACTGGCCGTCCGGGCCACCCGTGTACGGCCTCCGGCGGAGACCGTGTCGACGGACGCGACGGACGGCGTCGGCAGCGGGGAGGAGGAAGAAGTGTTCCTGTTCGCCCGGTTCCTGGACTCCACCGCTTACAACCCGTACGGCTTCGGCACCCACCTCGTGCTGGGCGGCGGGGAAGCGCTCGCGGTCTCGCCGCACCCCGGTCCCGGCCGGTTCGCGGTGAAGCGGGTCCCGGTGGAGCGAATCACCGTCCTGCGGGTGCGGCGGCTCCGGGGCGACGACGGCGACGACGTCCCCGGCGACTGGCAGGTGGCAGAGCTGGACGACGCGGGCACCCCCCTCCGCCTCGGGGCCGCACCCGCCGACCTGGCCCGGATTCTGCACGCCCTGGGACACGCCACGAACGCTGTGGGGACCGGGGCACCCGCGCACTGA
- a CDS encoding cupin domain-containing protein, whose protein sequence is MHPEILAQEGYTSASADEAPVRELFPGIRLRPLWRGPAGAHANVLEMEAGTSWPRRDVHEPGPEEVYVVSGTFNDGARDYPAGTFLHAPAGSWHVPSTPTGCTLFLFYPEG, encoded by the coding sequence ATGCACCCCGAAATTCTGGCGCAGGAGGGTTACACCTCCGCCTCCGCCGACGAAGCCCCGGTCCGTGAGCTGTTCCCCGGAATCCGGCTGCGTCCCCTGTGGAGAGGACCGGCCGGCGCGCACGCCAACGTGCTGGAGATGGAGGCGGGTACCTCCTGGCCGCGCCGCGACGTCCACGAGCCCGGCCCGGAGGAGGTCTACGTAGTTTCGGGCACCTTCAACGACGGGGCACGCGACTACCCTGCCGGCACGTTCCTGCACGCCCCGGCCGGGTCGTGGCACGTGCCGTCGACCCCGACCGGCTGCACGCTGTTCCTCTTCTACCCGGAGGGTTAG
- a CDS encoding GlxA family transcriptional regulator encodes MHRVVALVRPVQSVFELGCAVEVFGTERPGVPQHYTFESCTETPGPVPTTGGYTMSVPRGLSALDTADTVIIPGWLPVEEPLTDGARRALVRAHARGARLVTICSGVFALARTGLLDGRSATTHWARAEQLRREFPGVRVEPDRLYVDHGDVATSAGAGAGFDLCLHLVRNDHGAAYAALLARHMVLPPLREAGQAPYAPPPPPGDALDGLLRWADERLGTRLSVDDLAGYLGVSPRTLARRFSDRLGTSPGAWLLARRVAAARTLLEETDLPVEAIATRVGLTSAVNLRRRFRAGTGTTPGAYRRAFRVP; translated from the coding sequence ATGCATCGCGTGGTGGCTCTGGTACGGCCGGTGCAGTCGGTCTTCGAACTCGGCTGCGCCGTCGAGGTCTTCGGCACCGAGCGGCCCGGAGTGCCGCAGCACTACACGTTCGAATCGTGCACGGAGACGCCCGGCCCGGTGCCGACCACGGGCGGATACACGATGTCCGTCCCGCGGGGCCTGTCCGCGCTGGACACCGCGGACACCGTGATCATCCCGGGCTGGCTGCCGGTGGAGGAGCCGCTCACCGATGGCGCGCGCCGCGCGCTGGTGCGGGCGCACGCACGTGGGGCGCGGCTGGTCACGATCTGTTCCGGGGTGTTCGCGCTGGCCCGCACCGGACTGCTGGACGGCCGCTCGGCCACCACGCACTGGGCGCGTGCCGAGCAGCTCCGACGTGAGTTCCCCGGGGTGCGCGTGGAACCGGACAGGCTCTACGTGGATCACGGCGACGTCGCCACCAGCGCCGGCGCGGGCGCGGGGTTCGACCTCTGCCTGCACTTGGTCCGGAACGACCATGGGGCCGCCTACGCCGCTCTGCTCGCGCGGCACATGGTGCTGCCGCCGCTCCGCGAGGCCGGTCAGGCTCCGTACGCGCCGCCCCCACCGCCCGGCGACGCGCTCGACGGCCTGCTCCGATGGGCCGACGAGCGCCTCGGCACACGGCTGTCGGTGGACGACCTGGCCGGGTACCTCGGCGTCTCGCCCCGCACCCTGGCCCGGCGTTTCTCCGACCGGCTCGGCACCAGCCCGGGTGCGTGGCTGCTCGCCCGTCGGGTGGCCGCGGCCCGCACCCTGCTGGAGGAGACGGACTTGCCGGTCGAGGCGATCGCGACCCGCGTCGGTCTCACCTCCGCGGTCAACCTGCGCCGCCGCTTCCGTGCCGGGACCGGCACGACCCCGGGCGCCTACCGGCGAGCGTTCCGGGTCCCGTGA
- a CDS encoding amidohydrolase family protein — MSDHSDQREHRDRDRRVLRVRGRVLVGPDEVRDELWAVDGRITYERPPGADAADTVEGWVLPGLVDAHCHVGLDRHGPVDAATTEQQALTDREAGALLLRDAGSPSDTRWTDERDDLPKIIRAGRHIARTRRYIRNYAHEIEPGDLVAYVAREARRGDGWVKLVGDWIDREVGDLTPCWPRGEVEAAIAEAHRLGARVTAHCFAEDSLRDLVEAGIDCVEHATGLTEDTIPLFAERGVAIVPTLVNIATFPHLADGGEAKFPRWSAHLRRLHARRYDTVRAAYDAGIPVFVGTDAGGSLPHGLVAAEVAELVKAGIPPLEALAATTWEARRWLGRPALDEGAPADLVVCAEDPRADVTVLAAPRHVVLNGRVVG; from the coding sequence ATGAGTGATCACAGCGATCAGCGCGAGCACCGCGACCGGGACCGGCGCGTGCTGCGGGTGAGGGGACGGGTGCTCGTCGGCCCGGACGAGGTGCGGGACGAACTGTGGGCCGTGGACGGCCGGATCACCTACGAGCGGCCCCCCGGCGCGGACGCGGCGGACACCGTCGAGGGCTGGGTACTGCCCGGACTGGTGGACGCGCACTGCCACGTCGGCCTCGACCGCCACGGCCCCGTCGACGCCGCCACCACCGAGCAGCAGGCGCTCACCGACCGGGAGGCCGGCGCCCTGCTGCTCCGCGACGCCGGATCGCCCTCCGACACCCGCTGGACCGACGAGCGGGACGACCTGCCGAAGATCATCAGGGCCGGCCGCCACATCGCCAGGACCCGCCGCTACATCCGCAACTACGCCCACGAGATCGAGCCCGGCGACCTGGTCGCGTACGTCGCCCGTGAGGCCCGCCGGGGCGACGGCTGGGTGAAGCTGGTCGGTGACTGGATCGACCGGGAAGTGGGCGACCTCACCCCCTGCTGGCCGCGCGGAGAGGTGGAGGCCGCCATCGCCGAGGCCCACCGGCTGGGCGCCCGGGTCACCGCGCACTGCTTCGCCGAGGACTCGCTGCGCGACCTGGTGGAGGCCGGGATCGACTGTGTCGAGCACGCCACCGGCCTCACCGAGGACACCATTCCGCTCTTCGCCGAACGCGGCGTCGCGATCGTGCCGACCCTGGTCAACATCGCGACCTTCCCGCACCTGGCGGACGGCGGCGAGGCCAAGTTCCCGCGCTGGTCGGCCCATCTGCGCCGGCTCCACGCACGCCGGTACGACACCGTGCGCGCGGCGTACGACGCGGGCATCCCGGTCTTCGTCGGTACGGACGCGGGCGGCTCGCTCCCGCACGGCCTGGTGGCCGCCGAGGTCGCCGAGCTGGTCAAGGCCGGCATCCCGCCCCTGGAGGCGCTCGCCGCGACCACCTGGGAAGCGAGGCGCTGGCTGGGCCGCCCCGCCCTGGACGAGGGCGCCCCGGCCGACCTGGTCGTCTGTGCCGAGGACCCGCGCGCCGACGTGACGGTCCTGGCCGCGCCCCGCCACGTGGTGCTGAACGGCCGGGTGGTGGGCTGA
- a CDS encoding alanine--glyoxylate aminotransferase family protein, with protein sequence MTHPFLDLAPLTPAHFAAIEKRVAGLLATEQDVVIMQGEALLPLEGCIRGAARPGTTALNVVTGPYGQTFGNWLRDCGAEVIDLAVPFHTAVTAEQVAAALAEHPEIDFVSLVHAEAATGNTNPVAEIGEVVRAHGALFMLDAVASVGAEPLLPDAWGVDLCVIGAQKAMGGPAGVSAVSVSGRAWERIAANPQAPRHSYLSLLDWKQRWIDGGRKALLHAPAQLEMLALEACVERIEAEGLEALMARHSAAAAATRAGALALGGGLTPYVHEARDAAPVATTLRVPDGVDASALVAQALLTEPSLPLIAGGGALSKEMVRVNHYGVDATRGAVLASLAALGSALAGAGRQVDLEAARTAVRETWPNV encoded by the coding sequence GTGACGCACCCCTTCCTCGACCTCGCCCCGCTCACCCCCGCGCACTTCGCGGCCATCGAGAAGCGGGTGGCCGGCCTCCTCGCCACCGAGCAGGACGTGGTGATCATGCAGGGTGAGGCGCTGCTGCCTCTGGAGGGCTGCATCCGGGGCGCCGCCCGGCCCGGTACGACCGCGCTCAACGTCGTCACCGGCCCGTACGGACAGACCTTCGGGAACTGGCTGCGCGACTGCGGCGCCGAGGTGATCGACCTGGCGGTGCCGTTCCACACGGCCGTCACCGCCGAGCAGGTCGCCGCCGCCCTGGCCGAGCACCCGGAGATCGACTTCGTCTCCCTGGTGCACGCGGAGGCCGCGACCGGTAACACCAACCCCGTCGCCGAGATCGGTGAGGTCGTCCGGGCCCACGGTGCCCTCTTCATGCTGGACGCGGTGGCCTCGGTGGGCGCCGAGCCGTTGCTGCCGGACGCGTGGGGCGTGGACCTGTGCGTGATCGGCGCGCAGAAGGCGATGGGCGGCCCGGCGGGCGTCTCGGCCGTCTCGGTGAGCGGGCGCGCCTGGGAGCGGATCGCCGCCAACCCGCAGGCGCCGCGCCACTCCTACCTTTCGCTGCTGGACTGGAAGCAGCGGTGGATCGACGGTGGCCGCAAGGCGCTGCTGCACGCCCCGGCGCAGCTGGAGATGCTGGCGCTGGAGGCGTGCGTCGAGCGGATCGAGGCGGAGGGTCTGGAGGCTCTCATGGCCCGTCACTCCGCCGCCGCCGCTGCCACCCGGGCGGGCGCGCTCGCGCTCGGCGGTGGGCTGACGCCGTACGTCCACGAGGCGCGCGACGCCGCACCGGTCGCCACGACGCTGCGGGTGCCGGACGGGGTGGACGCCTCCGCGCTGGTGGCGCAGGCGCTTCTGACGGAGCCCTCGCTGCCGCTGATCGCGGGCGGCGGGGCGCTGTCGAAGGAGATGGTCCGGGTCAATCACTACGGGGTGGACGCGACGCGCGGAGCGGTCCTCGCCTCCCTCGCGGCGCTGGGTTCGGCGCTGGCCGGGGCCGGCCGGCAGGTCGATCTGGAAGCTGCCCGCACAGCCGTGCGGGAAACCTGGCCGAACGTATGA
- the ectA gene encoding diaminobutyrate acetyltransferase produces MEDGASLWRIARDSEVLDLNSSYSYLLWCRDFAATSVVARDERGEPVAFVTGYVRPDRPQTLVVWQVAVDCAYRGRGLAATLLDALTGRVAAEQGLVAVETTVTPDNTASNRLFTSYAERHDVGLEHEVLFAGELFPEDTHLPEVLYRIGPFGS; encoded by the coding sequence GTGGAGGACGGGGCTTCGTTGTGGCGCATCGCCCGCGACTCCGAGGTCCTCGACCTCAACTCCTCGTACAGCTACCTGCTCTGGTGCCGCGACTTCGCGGCGACCTCGGTGGTCGCCCGGGACGAGCGCGGCGAGCCGGTCGCCTTCGTGACCGGTTACGTCCGCCCGGACCGCCCGCAGACGCTCGTCGTCTGGCAGGTGGCGGTCGACTGTGCGTACCGGGGCCGGGGGCTGGCCGCCACCCTGCTGGACGCGCTGACCGGACGCGTCGCCGCGGAACAGGGGCTGGTCGCGGTCGAGACGACCGTGACGCCCGACAACACCGCGTCGAACCGGCTCTTCACCTCGTACGCCGAGCGTCACGACGTGGGGCTGGAGCACGAGGTGCTCTTCGCCGGGGAACTGTTCCCCGAGGACACGCACCTGCCCGAAGTGCTGTACCGCATCGGGCCGTTCGGCAGCTGA
- the ectB gene encoding diaminobutyrate--2-oxoglutarate transaminase encodes MTITPPALSVFETLESEVRSYCRSWPAVFDHARGARLTDEDGHSYLDFFAGAGSLNYGHNNPVLKRALLDYIERDGITHGLDMATTAKRAFLETFQNVILRPRDLPYKVMFPGPTGTNAVESALKLARKVKGRESVVSFTNAFHGMSLGSLAVTGNAFKRAGAGIPLVHGTPMPFDNYFDGQVPDFLWFERLLEDQGSGLNKPAAVIVETVQGEGGINVARAEWLRALQELCHRQDMLLIVDDIQMGCGRTGGFFSFEEAGIVPDIVTLSKSISGYGLPMSLCLFTPELDVWEPGEHNGTFRGNNPAFVTAAAALDAYWADGHMERQTKARGEQVEQALLSVCAEDATASFRGRGLVWGVEFTDPARASAVTARAFELGLLLETSGPQSEVVKLLPPLTITPEELDEGLRTLARSVRETAS; translated from the coding sequence GTGACCATCACCCCGCCCGCCCTGAGCGTCTTCGAGACACTGGAGTCCGAGGTCCGGAGCTACTGCCGGAGCTGGCCCGCCGTGTTCGACCACGCGCGGGGCGCCCGGCTGACCGACGAGGACGGCCACAGCTACCTCGACTTCTTCGCCGGCGCCGGTTCACTCAACTACGGCCACAACAACCCCGTGCTGAAAAGGGCGTTGCTCGACTACATCGAGCGGGACGGCATCACCCACGGGCTGGACATGGCGACGACGGCGAAGCGCGCCTTCCTGGAGACCTTCCAGAACGTGATCCTGCGGCCGCGCGATCTGCCGTACAAGGTGATGTTCCCGGGCCCGACCGGTACCAACGCCGTCGAATCGGCACTGAAGCTGGCGCGCAAGGTGAAGGGGCGCGAGTCCGTGGTCTCCTTCACCAACGCCTTCCACGGGATGTCGCTCGGCTCGCTCGCGGTGACCGGCAACGCGTTCAAGCGGGCCGGTGCGGGCATCCCGCTGGTGCACGGCACCCCGATGCCGTTCGACAACTACTTCGACGGCCAGGTCCCCGACTTCCTGTGGTTCGAGCGGCTGTTGGAGGACCAGGGCTCCGGGCTGAACAAGCCGGCCGCCGTGATCGTGGAGACCGTCCAGGGAGAGGGCGGCATCAACGTCGCCCGCGCCGAGTGGCTGCGCGCGCTCCAGGAGCTGTGCCACCGCCAGGACATGCTGCTGATCGTGGACGACATCCAGATGGGCTGCGGGCGTACCGGCGGCTTCTTCTCCTTCGAGGAGGCGGGGATCGTCCCGGACATCGTCACCCTGTCGAAGTCCATCAGCGGCTACGGACTGCCCATGTCCCTCTGCCTGTTCACCCCGGAGCTGGACGTCTGGGAGCCCGGCGAGCACAACGGCACCTTCCGCGGCAACAACCCGGCGTTCGTCACGGCCGCCGCCGCGCTCGACGCCTACTGGGCGGACGGCCACATGGAGCGGCAGACGAAGGCCCGCGGCGAGCAGGTGGAGCAGGCCCTGCTCTCCGTCTGTGCCGAGGACGCCACCGCCTCCTTCCGGGGCCGGGGCCTGGTGTGGGGGGTGGAGTTCACCGACCCGGCGCGCGCCTCGGCGGTCACCGCGCGCGCCTTCGAGCTCGGGCTGCTGCTGGAGACCTCGGGCCCGCAGAGCGAAGTCGTCAAGCTGCTGCCGCCGCTGACCATCACCCCCGAGGAGCTGGACGAGGGGCTGCGCACACTGGCCCGTTCCGTCCGCGAGACAGCCTCATGA
- a CDS encoding ectoine synthase, whose translation MIVRSFNDIENTDRHVRSASGTWESKRIVLAKEKVGFSLHETILYAGTETSMWYANHIEAVLCTRGEAELTNDDTGEKHWIAPGTMYLLNGHEHHTLRPKTDFHCVCVFNPPVTGREDHDENGVYPLLTEEA comes from the coding sequence GTGATCGTCCGTTCGTTCAACGACATCGAGAACACCGACCGGCACGTGAGGTCCGCCTCCGGGACCTGGGAGAGCAAGCGCATCGTGCTCGCCAAGGAGAAGGTGGGCTTCTCGCTCCACGAGACCATCCTGTACGCGGGCACGGAGACGTCGATGTGGTACGCGAACCACATCGAGGCCGTCCTGTGCACGCGGGGGGAGGCCGAACTCACCAACGACGACACCGGTGAGAAGCACTGGATCGCCCCCGGCACCATGTACCTGCTCAACGGCCACGAGCACCACACGCTCCGGCCGAAGACCGATTTCCACTGCGTCTGCGTCTTCAATCCGCCCGTCACCGGACGGGAGGACCACGACGAGAACGGCGTCTACCCGCTGCTGACCGAGGAGGCCTGA
- the thpD gene encoding ectoine hydroxylase, which yields MTTYARTDPSVPRTDPSVPRTDLYPSRGAAETVVARRDPVVWSAPGAPGPVPVQSLLTFERDGFLAVDQLLTPDEVAGYQAEMERLIADPAVQGDERSIVEPQSGKVRSVFEVHRISEVFARLVSDERLVGAARQILGSDVYVHQSRINVKPGFGASGFYWHSDFETWHAEDGLPNMRTVSVSIALTENHDTNGGLMIMPGSHRAFLGCAGETPKDNYKKSLQMQDAGIPSDGALTEMAGAHGIKLFTGRAGSATWFDCNAMHGSGDNITPFPRSNVFIVFNSVENAAEEPFAAPVRRPEFIGARDFTPVR from the coding sequence ATGACCACGTACGCGCGCACCGACCCGTCCGTCCCGCGCACCGACCCGTCCGTCCCGCGCACCGATCTGTATCCCTCGCGCGGCGCCGCCGAGACGGTCGTCGCCCGCCGGGACCCGGTCGTCTGGTCCGCGCCGGGCGCCCCCGGGCCCGTACCCGTACAGAGCCTTCTCACCTTCGAGCGGGACGGGTTCCTCGCCGTCGACCAGTTGCTCACCCCGGACGAAGTCGCCGGCTACCAGGCCGAGATGGAGCGGCTGATCGCCGATCCGGCGGTCCAGGGCGACGAGCGCTCGATCGTGGAGCCGCAGTCGGGGAAGGTGCGTTCCGTCTTCGAAGTGCACCGGATCAGCGAGGTGTTCGCCCGGCTGGTCTCCGACGAGCGGCTGGTGGGCGCGGCCCGCCAGATCCTCGGCTCGGACGTGTACGTGCACCAGTCCCGGATCAACGTGAAGCCGGGGTTCGGCGCCTCTGGTTTCTACTGGCACTCGGACTTCGAGACCTGGCATGCGGAGGACGGGCTGCCGAACATGCGGACCGTCTCCGTCTCGATCGCGCTGACCGAGAACCACGACACCAACGGCGGGCTGATGATCATGCCCGGTTCGCACCGGGCGTTCCTCGGCTGCGCGGGCGAGACGCCGAAGGACAACTACAAGAAGTCCCTCCAGATGCAGGACGCCGGCATCCCGTCCGACGGTGCGCTGACGGAGATGGCCGGTGCGCACGGCATCAAGCTCTTCACGGGCAGGGCGGGTTCGGCGACCTGGTTCGACTGCAACGCCATGCACGGTTCGGGGGACAACATCACCCCGTTCCCGCGCAGCAACGTCTTCATCGTCTTCAACAGCGTGGAGAACGCGGCCGAGGAGCCCTTCGCGGCTCCGGTGCGGCGCCCGGAGTTCATCGGGGCCCGCGACTTCACTCCGGTGCGGTAG
- a CDS encoding sulfurtransferase has product MGTFVEVPPFARVEELKDLPGRVVLADVRWYLDGRSGRAAYEGGHLPGAVFADLDRWLTGPPTPTGGRNPLPDPEVFAEGMRSLGIDDEDIVVAYDDQGGVIAARLVWMLRTTGRRAAVLDGGPAAWTEAYPGSLTTDEPVPAREGAFSVRPWPAEALVEADELALSDVLAVDARNRDRFVGAQDPVDPRPGHVPGAANVPCRENLDGFGRLLPVQAIRDNFAAGGVVADNAATVVSYCGSGVTACHNLLTLEHAGLGSGRLYVGGWSAYSRDEARPVETGPAR; this is encoded by the coding sequence ATGGGCACATTCGTGGAGGTCCCGCCGTTCGCGCGGGTCGAGGAGTTGAAGGATCTGCCGGGGCGTGTGGTCCTGGCGGACGTGAGGTGGTACCTGGACGGGCGTTCGGGGCGTGCCGCGTACGAGGGAGGACACCTGCCCGGCGCGGTGTTCGCGGACCTCGACCGCTGGCTGACGGGACCCCCGACGCCCACCGGCGGCCGCAACCCGCTGCCGGACCCCGAGGTGTTCGCCGAGGGCATGCGGTCGCTGGGGATCGACGACGAGGACATCGTCGTGGCCTACGACGATCAGGGGGGTGTCATAGCCGCCCGGCTGGTGTGGATGCTGCGGACCACCGGGCGCCGCGCGGCCGTTCTCGACGGCGGGCCGGCCGCCTGGACCGAGGCGTACCCCGGCTCCCTGACGACGGACGAACCGGTACCCGCCCGTGAAGGAGCCTTCTCCGTACGTCCCTGGCCGGCGGAGGCACTGGTGGAGGCGGACGAACTCGCGCTGTCGGACGTCCTGGCGGTCGACGCCCGCAACCGGGACCGTTTCGTCGGGGCCCAGGACCCCGTCGACCCCCGCCCCGGCCACGTACCCGGTGCGGCGAACGTTCCCTGCCGGGAGAACCTGGACGGGTTCGGGCGGCTGCTGCCCGTGCAGGCGATCCGGGACAACTTCGCCGCCGGGGGAGTGGTCGCGGACAACGCGGCGACGGTGGTCTCCTACTGCGGCTCGGGCGTGACGGCCTGCCACAACCTGCTGACCCTGGAGCACGCCGGGCTCGGCAGCGGAAGGCTCTACGTCGGCGGCTGGTCCGCGTACAGCCGCGACGAGGCCCGTCCGGTGGAGACCGGGCCCGCCCGCTGA
- a CDS encoding RraA family protein gives MDNEFRDIPPTTLADLLGREQVMDIGIRPLWNSPRVAGPAYTVRCEPGDNLMLHAAIYRAEPGSVVVVESGDLDYALAGGNVCAVAQRRGVAAFVVDGLVRDLAEVREAGFPVFSRGVIPVPGTKRKIGTLGEPVRVGGVLVHPGDIVVADEEGAVVVPAARQEEVLAAGRTKLAEEAGQSLDAWEESHRARIEKALNDQGFMG, from the coding sequence ATGGACAACGAGTTCCGGGACATCCCTCCCACCACCCTCGCCGACCTGCTGGGCCGCGAGCAGGTCATGGACATCGGCATCCGTCCGCTGTGGAACTCGCCGCGGGTCGCCGGTCCCGCGTACACCGTCCGGTGCGAGCCCGGCGACAACCTGATGCTGCACGCCGCGATCTACCGCGCCGAGCCGGGCTCTGTCGTCGTCGTGGAGTCGGGCGATCTGGATTACGCGCTGGCCGGTGGCAACGTGTGTGCCGTCGCCCAGCGCAGGGGCGTCGCGGCCTTCGTGGTCGACGGCCTCGTACGCGACCTCGCCGAAGTGCGCGAGGCCGGGTTCCCGGTCTTCTCCCGTGGCGTCATCCCGGTTCCCGGAACCAAGAGGAAGATCGGCACGCTCGGTGAACCGGTCCGCGTCGGCGGGGTGCTGGTGCACCCGGGCGACATCGTGGTCGCGGACGAGGAGGGCGCCGTCGTCGTCCCCGCCGCCCGCCAGGAGGAGGTCCTCGCCGCCGGGCGGACGAAGCTCGCCGAGGAGGCCGGGCAGTCCCTCGACGCCTGGGAGGAGAGCCACCGCGCCCGCATCGAGAAGGCGCTGAACGACCAGGGCTTCATGGGCTGA
- a CDS encoding dihydrofolate reductase family protein, protein MRLVLQEFVSLDGVSQGPGSPEEDTSDGFTRGGWFVPHLDEAFERVASDWLSRADAFLFGRRTYENFARDWPAMTDHPNARILNGSPKYVASRSLTEAGWEPTTILSGDIPAQVAELKRMPGREIQIHGSARLGHSLLAAGLVDEVRLAVAPVVVGDGRRLFPDGGTPVGLRLLHHGTTPAGVAVHVYEPTGLPEYGTYGADA, encoded by the coding sequence GTGAGGCTGGTACTGCAGGAGTTCGTGTCCCTGGACGGCGTCTCACAGGGTCCGGGCTCCCCGGAGGAGGACACCAGTGACGGTTTCACCCGGGGCGGCTGGTTCGTGCCGCATCTGGACGAGGCGTTCGAGCGGGTGGCCTCCGACTGGCTGAGCCGGGCGGACGCGTTCCTGTTCGGCCGCCGTACGTACGAGAACTTCGCCCGGGACTGGCCGGCCATGACCGACCACCCGAACGCCCGCATTCTGAACGGCTCACCGAAGTACGTCGCCTCCCGGAGCCTGACCGAGGCCGGGTGGGAGCCGACCACGATCCTCTCCGGTGACATCCCCGCCCAGGTAGCCGAGTTGAAGCGGATGCCCGGCCGCGAGATCCAGATCCACGGCAGCGCCCGGCTCGGCCATTCCCTGCTGGCCGCCGGCCTGGTGGACGAGGTGCGGCTCGCGGTCGCCCCCGTAGTGGTGGGCGACGGGCGACGCCTCTTTCCGGACGGCGGTACGCCGGTCGGCCTGCGCCTGCTGCACCACGGGACGACGCCCGCCGGTGTCGCGGTGCACGTCTACGAGCCGACGGGCCTTCCGGAGTACGGGACGTACGGGGCCGACGCGTAA